The sequence TATGATTCTTCCTTAACTTTTTCGACTTCTCTTCCACAGTCGGGGCACTTGCCGTTATTAAGCTGCAGTTCTGTGAAAAATGATTCGCAAGGAGTGCAGTATAAACCTTCGTATGTGCTTTTGTAGATATCTCCTTGATCGTATAGCTTCTTAAATATTTTGGCCACAGTTTCCTTGTGCTCCGGATCCGTAGTTCTGATAAATTTGTCGTAAGAGATGTCCATAAGCTTCCACAAATCTTTGATCCAATCTACGATATCATCAACGAATTGTTGTGGAGTTTTTGATTCCTCTGCTGCGCGGCGCTCGATTTTTTGTCCATGCTCATCGGTTCCAGTCAAAAACATAACGTCGTATCCTCGCAGGCGTTTGTATCGAGCCATCGCATCAGCGGCAACCGTAGTATAAGAATGCCCGATGTGTAACTTATTGCTCGGGTAATAAATTGGTGTTGTTATATAAAAATTTTTATTCATTAGTGTAAATCCTCCTATAGCCATAATTTAACATGAATGTCTCAATTTTACTAGCCTTTTTTGAAAATTATTTGGTGTGGGCATAAAAAAAATATGGAAAAGTCTAAATGATTTTTGTTTACTAGTTTGGCAAAATTTGGTATACTCTACATATTAAAGATATAAAGGAGTGATATATAACATGTCTTTATTAAGAAAAGTAACTATTGCGGTATTGGTGGCTATGTTTGGAACGGTTCCAGCATTTGCAACTTTACCAAATACAATATGGGGGCCTATCGATGCCTATACAATCGCATCGGAAGCAAACGATATTCCCGCGCAAATTACAGCGTCAAAGCAAATCATCGACATAATGGAGCCGCAGCCAGTTAGCGATTCCAGAACGGATATTTTACTTAATCACTATTATCAGTCAGCATTGGCATTCTCAACTTTGGGAGATATAGTAAATGCTAAAAAGTATTTTCAATTGTATTTACCTTTTGCGCAAAGCCGAGGGCACGACACAACATATGCGGAAAGTAAAATTAATATATTAGAGCCATCAATCGATGTATTTCAAAAATCTGTTGCTACCAATACGCCATATTTTGGAGCAAAGTTTGAGCCGACAAGTGGAGTATTATATGGGACATCGTATAAAGCGGATCCAGCTATAGGGGAAGTTTACGACTATAATTCAATACGCGCAAAGTATCCAAACGAGGAATCAATTCTAGTAGCGGAGCTAAAATTTGGGCAAGATGAAGAAGATTATAGCAATGTATTTGAGTTAGCCGAAGAGCACAATAAGCTGGTATTACTAAACTGGGATACGATGAGTAGTGATCTGAATACGGCATATCATCCCGACTATAGACTGCAAGCTGAACCGACGGAGTACATAGAGGATACATTGGAATATTTGGCAGAATTAGATGTAGATATCCTAATAAATTTTGGGGGAAAAATGAACTCGGATGAGAGTGGCATCAATGCGGCAACAGGGCAACTTGACCCAGCCGGATTTATTAGCAGCTTTAGGTATGTTGCGTCGAGGGCAAAACAATATGACAACATAGGAATGGTGTGGTCGCCGGCTGATATTGGCAATGCGGCATTTGAAATGTTCTACCCTGGCAATGAGTATGTAGACTGGGTTGGAATCAGTTTATTCCCGAAAAAATATTTTGCAGATGCAATAGATCCAAATCCAGAGTCTAAAGAAATGAACGATACCATTTTCCTAACAGGTGAGAATGCAAATCCTGTAAAACGAGTTGAGTCGGTTGTAGAATTTATGCGAAATAACTATATAAATAAGCCGATAATGATCACCGAAACAGGGTATCATCATTGGGTTGGAAAGCTAGGCCAGGACACAACCAACTGGGCGCTCAATCAGATGCAAAAGGCATATACGGAAATGCTATATAAATATCCGCAAATTAAAGGTATCAATTATTTCAATAGCAGCTTGCCATATGATAACAGCTATGCGCTCTATGATAATCCATACATGCTAGCGTTATATAACGAGTTGCTGACAAACGAAATATTTATCAAAAACTATGGCACTTCAGCTGCAACAACGTATAAAAATATTACAGCGACGGGTCTAGAAACATCTCCTACCATGGAAATTAGATCCAGCGTATACTATCCATTTGCTAACGATGAAAACGAGCTAATGGTGGAATATTGGTCGGGAAATATGCTATTAGCAAGCTCAACGATAGCGCCATATACAGCAAATCTGCGAAATATTTCGGATCTAACAGTACAAGTTAAAGTAAATGGCCAAGTTGTAAATAACAAATATGTGCCGAAGAATCAAAATTATATACCAGGAAATCTAACTGCACCGCCGCCTGCGATATTGCCGGTCTTCCCAACAACAGTGCCAACAAATCCAAGTACTAGCGTAATTCCATCTATTTCAAAAAAAGATATCGATGATGCGATAGACATATTGTATGACGAATTTGGCGATGTATATGGAGTGGAGTGGGAATTTGATATAGTGGTAAACAGAGGATACGTGTTACTAGACGTTACATTTGATGGTGACGAGTATTTGGAAGAATACAAAGATATCAGCACCTCCAGACGAAATTCGATGATAACATATGCATGTGAGGTAATGGTAGAAGAGCTAGGAGACGCATTGCCGATCGAAGGATATATATACGATGACGATAACGAGAGAGAGCTAGTGGAGTTTACCTATGAAAAAGGGGAGCTTGAGATATCGGATGTAGTAATAAGCGATGAAGCGGCAGAGGAAATATTAGAAACTCTCGAAGATAAATACGACGAGGTGTTTGAAATAGAGTGGAAGTATGCAGTAGAAGAAAGAGGATCTGCAATAGGGGTAACATTAGATTTCGATGGTGATGAGTATATAGATGCATATGAAGATCTCGCGGATGCAGACTTAGAGGGATTTTTGGCAGAAATCTATACTATAATCACAGAAGAAGTTGGCTATGATGCCGATGTAAAAGGTTCGATATACGACTATGATATAGAAGAAGAAATGATAGAGTTTACAATAGATGCGGACGGGGTAGAGTTAGAAGATGCGGACGATGATGAAGATGATGACCGAGACGATCTAGAAGATGTTAAATATGATGACCGAGATATGGAAAATGCGCTAGAAGAGCTAGAAGACGAGTTAGACGGTTTTGCTGGCATTGAGTGGAAATTTGATATAGAAGATGACGATGGGTATGTGGGGTTATATATCGAATTTGATGGCGAAGATTACCTAAATGCATATAGAGATATAGCGGGCTCAGATTTGCGAGGATTCCTAGCATCGGCATATGACTTGATTTCCGAAGAGCTCGATGACAATATGGCAGTAAAAGGCGAAATAGTCGATGCGGATGAAGATAAGCAAATGCTAGAGTTTAGCCTCAAAAAAGATAAAGTAAGTACAACAGAGCCAGAAAAAACTTCAGATGATATGCTCGATGACCTTATGTATTACGTAATAGAAGGGCAGTTTAATGGCGTTTTAAGTTTGTCATCGGCAACAGATAAAGCGGATGTTGAAATCATAGAAGTAGCCATAAACGATAACGAAGATAAATTTAGCGTTAAAGCAAATTTTGATTTTAAAGAAAACGATGAAGATGTGTGGTACGACATCTTAATTGCGAATGACAAAGTTGCTGCGGCAGAAACGATTCTAGAGCAGGTGGGGCAATACTTGGAATCGAATCTCGGCGCTAGTATAGCAGACGGATCGCTATCGGGAGCTTTGGTAGATTCGAAAGGTGAAGTATTTGTAAACTATGATAGCAGTGGATTCTACTACTAAAATATAGATAAAAAAGCTAGTTCTCTGAGCCGTGCATATGGTCTGGAGAACTTTTTTGTTGTTTATGTGGCAGTAGCATCAGCGAAAACGGCGACCTCAACTTCGGCAGTAGCATAAGTGAAAACGGCGACCGCGACTTCGGCAGTAGCATCGGTGAAAACGGCGACCTCGACTTCGGCAGTAGCATAAGTGAAAGCGGTGATCTCGACTTCGGCAGTAGCATAAGTGAAAGCGTTGATCTCGACTTTGGCATTAGCATAAGTGAAAACGGAGACCTCGACTTCGGCATTAGCATCGGTGAAAACGGCGACCTCAACTTCGGCATTAGCATAAGTGAAAACGGCCTCGACTTCGGCATTAGCATAAGGTGAAAACGGCGACCTCGACTTTGGCAGTAGCATAAGTGAAAACGGAGACCTCGACTTTGGCATTAGCATAAGTGAAAACGGCGACCTCGACTTCGGCAGTAGCATAAGTGAAAACGGCGACCGCGACTTCGGCAGTAGCATCGGAAAACGGCGACCTCACTTCGGCAGTAGCATAAGTGAAAACGGCGACACTTCGGCAGTAGCATAAGTGAAAACGGCGACCGCGACTTCGGCATGAGCATCGGTGAAAAGTGAGACCTCGACTTTGGCATAGCATCGGTGAAAACGCGACCTAGATTTTGGTAGTAGCATCGGTGAAAAGTGAGACCTCGACTTCGGCATGAGCATCGGTGAAATTGCGGTATCGACTTCGGCATGAGCATCGGTGAAAACGGAGACCTCGACTTCGGCATTAGCATAAGGTGAAAACGGCGACCTCGACTTTGGCATAGCATAAGTGAAAGCGGTGATCTCGACTTTGGCATGAGCATCGGTGAAAACGGCGACCTCGACTTTGGTAGTAGCATCGGTGAAAATTGAGACCTCACTTCGGCAGTAGCATAAGTGAAAACGGCGGTATCGACTTCGGCAGTAGCATAAGTGAAAGCGGTGATCTCGACTTTGGCAGTAGCATCGATGGGCCAGGCTTATGTGGTATCGGTATAGGTGAAAACTGCAGCATCGACTTCGGCGTTAGCATCGATGAGCCAGTCTGCAAGAGCAATTTTGGTGCCAGCAGATACAACAACATCGAACGTGGCCTGCGTATTGGCAGCTGAGAGTTTTTTGCAAGCTACTGCATGGTCTTGAGAGTTGGTTGTAGCGATAGCGAGATTTTCTGCAAGCTCAGTTTTGATGTATTCGGTAAGTGCCAGCATTTCGGCTTCCACTTGTGTAACAACGAGTTCCATCGTTTTTGCAAAGGCCTGCTGTATAAAAGAGTCCATGACGGCTTTCTTATGCGCGCCTGCTGGCAACGTTAAAATTTCACGGCATCTAAAATTATTTGGAGAGATTTCGCTTTGGATTGCTCTATTGAGAACCCCCTTGATGTTTTGTTGAGATTGCTCGAGCTTATGCCGAAATTTCGATGCTTGTAATGTGTCGGCGTGTTCTTGCGCATATGCGATAAAATCTTCTACGGCACAAGCGATGGTTGCCATAATTTCGTCTTCGATTTGAGATAGAGGGAGTTGGGCCCCGGCAAGCATATCATGGAACGCCATATTGATGGCCATGATGGAGGCAACGGTTTCGGATCCCTCGGGTATAGCTGGAAGCTTGGCGATTTCGGCGCTAACGGGGCTGCTAGTTTTAGAGAAGAGCTGGCTGACTGTGGATAAAATTGGAAATACAACGATTGCAGTTTTGGCGACCCAGGCCAACACGCTGCCTATCATTTTGCACCTCCCAATTGCCTAATGGTTTGGGATAGCTCCTGGGCGCGCTGATGCGTCAACTGTATAATCTGGCTCATGGCTTGCTCCAAGTTTTGTTGTTCCTGGTTGTATCGAACGAGTTCGCTGTGGCTTTGTTGGAGCTTTTGCTTAATGTCATCAATCTGTTGGTTGCTAGCTTCCAAAATTTGAGCTTGACTATTTTTAATGTCGCTAAGTAGGGCAATAACATTGTTTTTAAGATGAATATAACGATTTTCTATATCAGAAACAAGAAGTTGCCGGTGCTTTATGAGAATCTCATCGTTGAGCCTATGGAGAAGAATGGGAACGTTGGAAATATCTTTGAGTTGGTCAAGATGATGCTCAAATTCTTTTATTCTAAATTTGCGAGCAATGGTTTCGAGGTCCCATAAATCATCTTCGTGGAGAGTATCGTAATGAATAACCAAATTGTAGATATATGCGGCGACGGCGATAAGATGGTTGTCTGCAAGCGATCTGCTGCCATAACAGTCGTTGCGGCTTATGATATCGAGCCACGACTCTCGTTGCATGGCCCAGTCGACGTTAGGGCGGTTTAGCGTATCGAGCTGGGTGCCTATAACATAAACTTTTTCGGGGTTAGTATGAGAAAACACTCCATATATAGTGCCAAGCTCACCTCCCGTTAGGCTATCTGATCGCACACAAACTAACACAGCATTGGCACGTGCAATATACTTTTTGGTAATATTTGAGCGATAGGTAACAGGGTCATCGAGGCCGGGAGTGTCCACATAGACGATGCCTTCTGGAATATTCGTATTGATGAGACCGACTTCAACTTCTTTAACAAAATAATGCGTCGCAGTGCGAGATGAAGTCCACTTTGTAATATCTGATGCAGAAGTAAAGTTATATGTGATGGGTTTGTGATCGATCCAGTTGGCTTTTTCGATATCAGCACCAAGTTGGATATACGTATCTATAAATATTTCTGCCTTAGCCTCCTGAACGCTTTTTAGTAATTCGTCCCACTCTTGCTGCGTATAAAA is a genomic window of Candidatus Epulonipiscium viviparus containing:
- a CDS encoding dynamin family protein, whose protein sequence is MTDLNQIFSKYKITETEAQQQIAKDLMKFQNVALGLSCDQITFNPQINQYYQNIYKLKTILQAECFRLPKSIFDKFDEFIAICKNPEFHIALVGAIKAGKSTLINSLLGQNLASTSVIPETAVLTKFRKSATTNYIRLTFYTQQEWDELLKSVQEAKAEIFIDTYIQLGADIEKANWIDHKPITYNFTSASDITKWTSSRTATHYFVKEVEVGLINTNIPEGIVYVDTPGLDDPVTYRSNITKKYIARANAVLVCVRSDSLTGGELGTIYGVFSHTNPEKVYVIGTQLDTLNRPNVDWAMQRESWLDIISRNDCYGSRSLADNHLIAVAAYIYNLVIHYDTLHEDDLWDLETIARKFRIKEFEHHLDQLKDISNVPILLHRLNDEILIKHRQLLVSDIENRYIHLKNNVIALLSDIKNSQAQILEASNQQIDDIKQKLQQSHSELVRYNQEQQNLEQAMSQIIQLTHQRAQELSQTIRQLGGAK